The proteins below come from a single Leptotrichia sp. oral taxon 223 genomic window:
- the nikB gene encoding nickel ABC transporter permease, with amino-acid sequence MVQNKKIIRYAIQILIVLFGVSFLTFCLIYIAPGDPAQVMLTECGLIPTPELLAHTRAELGIDKPFYIQYWKWLFGVLQGNFGKSYSLRIPVIQKIGQAFIPTCCLSFLSLFLMCVISIPAGILAAVKENKWQDYLIRMITFMGMSIPSFWLGLIFLSIFGVQLGLVSVSGGQADFRSVILPAFTLAIAMSAKYIRQIRHVFLEELGKSYVTGARMRGIRERDILWKHVLPNAMLPIITLLGISLGSLLGGTAIVEFVYNWPGMGRMAVKAIAAQDYPLIQAYVLIIAFLYLIINIAVDISYKYLDPRVGEVD; translated from the coding sequence ATGGTACAAAACAAAAAAATAATAAGATATGCTATACAGATACTGATTGTACTTTTTGGAGTAAGTTTTCTGACTTTCTGCCTAATCTATATAGCTCCAGGAGATCCTGCACAAGTTATGCTGACAGAATGTGGACTTATTCCAACTCCTGAACTTTTAGCCCATACACGGGCTGAGCTTGGTATAGATAAGCCGTTTTATATTCAATACTGGAAATGGCTTTTTGGAGTTCTGCAAGGTAATTTTGGAAAATCATATTCATTAAGAATACCGGTGATTCAGAAGATAGGACAGGCATTTATACCTACATGCTGCTTATCTTTTTTATCACTATTTTTAATGTGCGTTATTTCTATACCTGCTGGGATATTGGCAGCAGTAAAAGAGAATAAATGGCAGGACTATTTAATAAGAATGATAACTTTTATGGGAATGTCCATACCAAGTTTCTGGCTAGGGCTGATATTTTTAAGTATTTTTGGAGTACAGCTTGGACTTGTATCAGTTTCAGGGGGACAAGCGGATTTCAGATCTGTAATTTTACCTGCTTTCACATTAGCAATAGCGATGTCTGCCAAGTATATACGGCAAATAAGGCATGTGTTTCTGGAAGAGCTGGGAAAAAGTTATGTAACGGGAGCAAGAATGAGGGGAATAAGAGAGCGGGATATTTTGTGGAAACATGTACTGCCTAATGCAATGCTGCCAATAATAACACTTTTAGGAATTTCTCTCGGAAGCCTTCTGGGAGGAACGGCAATTGTGGAATTTGTTTATAATTGGCCAGGGATGGGAAGAATGGCTGTAAAGGCGATAGCGGCTCAAGATTATCCGTTAATACAGGCTTATGTCCTGATAATTGCATTTCTGTACCTGATAATAAATATAGCAGTAGACATTTCGTATAAATATCTTGATCCGAGAGTTGGGGAGGTTGACTGA
- a CDS encoding sirohydrochlorin cobaltochelatase: MEKAVLVTSFGTSHKDTREKCLDSIENKVKAKYGSERVERAYTSGVIRRIVERKEGIHIFDQNEGLEALKNKGYDEIVTMSLHILGGIEYAKLSDKYGKITKPLLAADEDYKRIVNNEEFNSLDGNDAIVFMGHGSESAADSTYQRLQEEYLKAGKDNIFIATVEGKVTLEDVIGKLKGRGFKKILLKPFMIVAGDHAKNDMASDEEDSWKTILQNEGYEVTPLLKGMGEYEFIHQMFMDKLEEVY; the protein is encoded by the coding sequence ATGGAAAAAGCAGTTTTAGTAACGAGTTTTGGAACGTCGCACAAGGATACGAGGGAAAAGTGCCTTGATTCGATTGAAAATAAGGTAAAAGCTAAATATGGAAGTGAAAGAGTGGAAAGAGCCTATACATCGGGAGTTATAAGACGAATAGTGGAAAGAAAGGAAGGAATTCACATATTTGATCAGAATGAAGGACTGGAGGCTTTGAAAAATAAAGGGTATGATGAGATTGTAACGATGTCGCTGCATATTCTGGGTGGAATTGAGTATGCAAAACTTAGTGATAAATACGGGAAAATAACAAAACCTCTGCTTGCGGCAGACGAAGATTACAAAAGAATTGTGAACAATGAAGAGTTTAACAGCCTTGATGGAAATGATGCCATCGTGTTTATGGGACATGGTTCCGAAAGTGCCGCAGACAGCACATATCAAAGACTTCAGGAGGAATATCTGAAAGCTGGAAAAGATAATATTTTTATAGCGACAGTCGAAGGCAAAGTAACGCTTGAGGATGTTATTGGCAAATTGAAGGGAAGAGGATTTAAGAAAATATTGTTAAAGCCATTTATGATAGTGGCTGGAGATCACGCCAAAAATGATATGGCTTCTGATGAGGAAGATTCGTGGAAGACAATTCTTCAAAATGAAGGATATGAAGTAACGCCTTTATTAAAGGGAATGGGAGAATATGAGTTTATTCATCAAATGTTCATGGATAAACTGGAAGAGGTTTATTAA
- a CDS encoding thiamine diphosphokinase has protein sequence MEKKYVIFLNGEYKYSQEFMDKLVSENAVCFCADGGANFAFKYGKIPKAIVGDLDSIEKNVLEYYKSKNVLIKKFPKDKDFTDFELILEEIHKIKKDNNYLQQVFVVGGLGKRIDMTLSNLFIMEKYKNLVFLQENEEIFYAEKSFILKNKKEYEFSIIPISEKVEKLTLKGFKFETDKIDVKRESSRLVSNVILENEASVEFENGKLIIVLKNNNKKKEVYKY, from the coding sequence ATGGAGAAAAAATATGTGATTTTTTTAAATGGTGAATATAAATATTCACAAGAATTTATGGATAAATTAGTTTCAGAAAATGCAGTTTGCTTTTGTGCGGATGGCGGGGCAAATTTTGCATTTAAATATGGGAAAATACCGAAAGCGATTGTTGGAGATCTGGATTCGATTGAGAAAAATGTTTTGGAATATTATAAAAGTAAAAATGTTTTAATAAAAAAGTTTCCAAAGGATAAGGATTTTACAGACTTTGAGTTAATTTTGGAGGAAATCCATAAAATTAAAAAAGATAACAATTATTTGCAACAAGTATTTGTTGTTGGTGGACTTGGGAAACGAATTGACATGACTTTGAGTAACCTATTCATAATGGAAAAGTATAAAAATCTCGTTTTTTTGCAGGAAAATGAAGAAATTTTTTATGCAGAAAAGTCTTTTATACTAAAAAACAAAAAGGAATATGAATTTTCAATCATTCCAATTAGTGAAAAAGTTGAAAAATTAACCTTGAAGGGCTTTAAGTTTGAAACGGATAAAATTGATGTGAAAAGGGAAAGTTCCAGACTTGTGAGCAATGTTATTCTTGAAAATGAGGCTAGTGTGGAATTTGAAAACGGGAAACTGATAATTGTTTTGAAAAATAATAATAAAAAAAAGGAAGTGTATAAATATTGA
- a CDS encoding RluA family pseudouridine synthase: MKKFRIEKEHQRMKISQYLREVQNYSGRSLRNVEVFLNGKQVKLTKKLPSHGNLKVVEKKKGTDIKPIKLPLDIIFEDEDILVVNKEPFLLTHPTQKKADFTLANGIVNHFLEKYGEVRVPRFYNRLDMNTSGLIIIAKNSFAQAFLQNFSIFEKKYLAIVNGIIDDKEIARINEELAKDGEKHRIQDLEKENLKPEIEKVNFGEMKKYDEMEKIENNLILENKDSKIGENTGFNSKKENNNLNFENKSNFENINFKINENMDFNSKNTKDNLNLKNKNDFNNEILEKNGINKIVIERRIFRDGDNLERIIDERGQYTKTAVKVLKTYPEKNVTLVECELFTGRTHQIRVHLKSVGHTIIGDELYGNGLNKELGINRQFLHAYKVKFTHPATKKEVELEIPIFSDMKEFLEK; encoded by the coding sequence TTGAAAAAATTTAGGATTGAAAAGGAACATCAGAGGATGAAAATCTCGCAATATTTGAGGGAAGTGCAGAATTATTCGGGGAGAAGTTTGAGAAATGTAGAAGTTTTTTTGAATGGGAAGCAGGTAAAATTGACCAAAAAATTGCCGTCACACGGAAACTTGAAAGTTGTTGAGAAGAAAAAGGGAACGGACATCAAGCCCATTAAACTGCCACTTGATATTATTTTTGAAGATGAAGATATTTTGGTTGTGAATAAAGAGCCATTTTTACTGACACATCCGACACAGAAAAAAGCTGATTTTACACTTGCAAATGGAATCGTAAATCATTTTTTGGAAAAATATGGGGAAGTGAGAGTTCCGCGATTTTATAACAGACTCGATATGAATACATCTGGACTGATTATTATTGCCAAAAACAGTTTTGCACAGGCATTTTTACAAAATTTTTCGATTTTTGAGAAAAAATATCTGGCGATTGTTAACGGAATTATTGATGATAAGGAAATTGCTAGAATCAACGAAGAACTGGCAAAAGATGGGGAAAAACATAGGATTCAGGATTTGGAAAAGGAAAATTTGAAACCTGAAATTGAAAAAGTTAATTTTGGAGAAATGAAAAAATATGATGAAATGGAGAAAATAGAAAACAATTTAATTCTTGAAAACAAAGATAGTAAAATTGGAGAAAATACAGGTTTTAACAGTAAAAAAGAAAATAATAATTTAAATTTTGAAAATAAAAGTAATTTTGAAAATATAAATTTTAAAATAAATGAAAATATGGATTTTAACAGCAAAAATACAAAAGATAATTTAAATTTGAAAAATAAAAATGATTTTAATAATGAAATTTTGGAAAAAAATGGAATAAATAAAATAGTTATTGAAAGACGGATTTTTCGGGATGGGGATAATTTGGAAAGAATAATTGATGAGCGGGGGCAATACACAAAAACGGCTGTAAAAGTCTTGAAAACTTATCCTGAAAAAAATGTGACATTAGTAGAATGTGAACTTTTTACAGGGAGAACACATCAAATTCGAGTTCACCTGAAATCCGTCGGACACACAATTATAGGAGACGAACTTTACGGAAATGGTTTAAACAAAGAACTTGGAATAAATAGACAATTTTTGCACGCTTACAAGGTAAAATTTACACATCCTGCAACAAAAAAGGAAGTTGAACTGGAAATACCAATTTTTTCGGATATGAAAGAATTTTTGGAAAAATAG
- a CDS encoding MATE family efflux transporter, whose amino-acid sequence MKKFDFSVDLINDNILKSLLIFSIPILVSNIFQQLYNMADIAIVGHTLGDNSLAAIGASAAIFELIFGFALGIGNGLSMVTARNYGANNKNLLKKSVAGSIVIGIWITVGVMILSRFILMPLLKILHTPENIINEAFEYINIITMFIGVTFSYNLSSGLLRAIGNSFMSLVFLVIASILNIFLDIYFITSLKMGIGGAAIATVIAQAISVILSIIYIYVKEPILIPRKKHFRFDKKLYKELLGQGLSMGFMIAIVLMGTLILQYAINGFGYLIIAGHTSARKLMGFCNIPLTTIALALATFVSQNKGANKVDRIRKGVFYANMMDIIFAIGITIFVYLFSKNMIHLMSGSESEIVLHNGSTYLKIASPFFTILGILFNLRYALQALGEKLIPLVSSVIEFFGKITFVIFIVPKLGYFGVMICEPLIWIVMTGQLGIAFYGNGYVREK is encoded by the coding sequence ATGAAAAAATTTGATTTTTCTGTTGATTTGATAAATGATAATATTTTGAAGTCGCTTCTGATTTTTTCGATACCGATACTTGTGTCGAATATTTTTCAGCAGCTTTACAATATGGCGGATATTGCTATTGTGGGGCATACTTTGGGAGATAATTCGCTTGCGGCTATTGGGGCTTCGGCAGCTATTTTTGAGCTGATTTTTGGATTTGCGTTGGGAATTGGAAATGGGCTTAGTATGGTTACGGCTAGAAATTATGGGGCAAATAACAAGAATCTTTTGAAAAAGTCTGTGGCTGGCTCGATTGTTATTGGAATTTGGATTACTGTGGGAGTAATGATTTTATCACGGTTTATTCTTATGCCATTGCTAAAAATATTGCATACACCTGAAAATATTATAAATGAAGCATTTGAGTACATAAATATAATAACAATGTTTATTGGCGTAACTTTTTCCTATAACTTGTCGTCAGGACTTTTACGTGCAATCGGAAACAGCTTTATGTCGCTCGTATTTTTGGTAATTGCCTCAATTTTAAACATTTTCCTTGATATTTATTTCATAACTTCCCTTAAAATGGGAATTGGCGGAGCTGCGATTGCAACAGTTATTGCACAGGCAATTTCGGTTATCTTGAGTATTATCTACATTTATGTAAAAGAGCCGATTTTAATCCCTAGAAAAAAACATTTCAGATTTGATAAAAAATTGTACAAGGAACTGCTTGGACAGGGACTTTCTATGGGATTTATGATTGCGATTGTACTTATGGGAACGCTGATTTTACAGTATGCGATAAATGGGTTTGGGTACTTGATTATCGCCGGGCATACTTCGGCAAGAAAACTTATGGGATTTTGTAACATTCCACTAACTACAATAGCACTCGCACTTGCAACTTTCGTTTCCCAAAATAAAGGTGCAAATAAAGTAGACAGAATCCGAAAAGGTGTATTTTACGCTAATATGATGGATATAATTTTTGCAATCGGAATCACAATTTTTGTATATTTATTTTCCAAAAATATGATTCATCTGATGTCAGGCTCCGAATCTGAAATCGTACTTCACAACGGCTCAACCTACCTAAAAATCGCCTCCCCATTTTTCACAATACTAGGAATTCTCTTTAACTTGCGATACGCTTTACAGGCTCTCGGAGAGAAATTAATCCCTCTTGTTTCCAGCGTAATAGAATTTTTTGGGAAAATAACCTTTGTAATTTTTATCGTGCCAAAATTGGGTTATTTTGGTGTGATGATTTGTGAGCCACTGATTTGGATTGTGATGACGGGGCAATTGGGAATTGCGTTTTATGGGAATGGGTATGTGAGGGAGAAATAA